A window of Microbispora hainanensis genomic DNA:
GGCACGGCCATGGGCATGGGCATGGACGCGGTGCGGCGGCGCTTCGTGCACGGATGGCGCACCTGCTGCGCCCCCACTCGCACGAGCACGCGGACAAGATCGATTCGGTGATGGAGTCGTCCGCCCGGGGGATGCGGGCGCTGTGGGTGTCGCTGGCCGGTCTCGGCGCGACCACGGTGGTCCAGGCGGCCGTGGTGGCGCTGTCGGGGTCGGTGGCGCTGCTGGGCGACACCCTGCACAACGCGGCCGACGCCCTGACCGCCGTGCCGCTCGGGATCGCGTTCCTGCTCGGCCGCCGTCCGCCCACCCGCCGCTACACCTACGGCTACGGGCGGGCCGAGGACCTGGCGGGCGTCGTCATCGTCGTGACGATCGCCGCCTCCTCGATCGCCGCCGCGTACGCCGCGATCGGACGGCTCCTGGAGCCGCGAGAGGTCTCCCACCTGGGGGCCGTCGCGGCGGCGGCGCTCGTGGGCTTCGCCGGGAACGAGCTGGTCGCCCGCCACCGCATCCGGGTCGGGCGTGAGATCGGCTCGGCCGCCCTCGTCGCCGACGGGCTGCACGCCCGCACCGACGGCTTCACCTCACTGGCCGTCCTCGCCGGAGCCGGAGGAGCGGCCCTCGGCTGGACCTGGGCCGACCCCGCCGTCGGCCTGCTCATCACGGTCGCGATCCTGATGGTGCTGCGGCAGGCGGCGCGTGAGGTGTACCGGCGGCTGATGGACGCCGTCGACCCCGCTCTCGTGGACCTCGCCGAGGCGACCCTGCGGGGCACGCCCGGCGTGCTCGGCCTGGGCCAGGTGCGGCTGCGCTGGATCGGTCACCGGCTCAGGGCCGAGTGCGAGGTCGTCGTCGATCCGGCCGCCACGGTGGTGGAGGCGCACCGGGTCGCGGCCGAGGCCGAGCACAACCTGATCCACGCCGTCCCCCGGCTGACGGCCGCGATCGTGCACGCCGATCCGCTGCCTCACGACGGCGTGGACCACCACGCCGTCCTCGACGGCCATCGCCACGATCGACCCCACGTTGGCGGCGACGGCCACCGGCGCGACCGTCCTCCGGCCGGCCTCGGGGGCCACCGGCACGACCAGCCCTCGGCCGGCCTCGACGGTCACCGGCACGACCATTCCCCGGCCGGTGTCGTCCGGCACCCCGCCGGCTGACCCGCACACGACACGCCCGGCGTTCGGTGGGCGCTTTTCCGTACGGAGGTCAGAACCAGCCGCGGCGCCGGGCCATCGCGGTGAGGCCGTCGCGCAGCGCCTGCTCCACCCTGCCGGGGTGGTCGCCGTACCCGACGCGGAAGCGGTTGTAGACGTCGTGGCTTGAGGTGAGGAAGCCGCCCCTCTTGTCGGCTTCCAGGACCACGTCCATCGAGTGCGGTCCGGCGATGAAGGTCAGCTCCAGCTCGCTGAAGTGGCGGCGCCACTCCGCACCGGCGTGATACTCGATCTCCTGGTAGAACGGCATGGTCGAGCCCCGGAGGGTGCCGCGCTCCAGGTCGGCCCGCTTGAAGTGGAACCCCATGCGGACGAGCGCCCCCAGCAGGTGGTCCTGCGCGGGCAGCGGGTTGACGTACAGCGGGTCGAGGTCGCCCTTGTCGAGCGCGCCCGCGAGCGCCAGCTCGGTGGCCACGCCGAGCCGCATGCCCGGCAACGGACGCCCGCCGACCGCGCTGACCGGCGTCTCCCACGGCACCGGGATCGCGAACGGCAGCGCGCGGGCCTCCCCCGCCCGCAGCTCGAACGGCCCGGACACCGGCGCCCGCAGGAAGCTGTAGGTCGCGTGGTGTTCCTGGTCGCCGCGCTCGACCTCCACGACGGCGGTGAAGTCGACGGTGATCCCGTCCACCTTGTGGTCGGACGACCCGCCCCTGAAACGGACCTCGCCGTACAGGGTCTCTCCCGGACGCACGTGCGGGTCGCGCAGCACCGTGTCGACCTCCACGCCGGCCCCGAGCGCGGCCATCAGCTTGCGGAACACCGATCACTCCCTTGGTCGCGGGTCGTTCACCGCTGCCAACGACCTGTCCCGGCCGCCCGGTTCCCGTACGTACGCCGTCGCGAGGCGAGCAGGCCGAGGAAGACGTCCGCCCTCGGGTGTCCGTTCCGGCCGTCGCCGTTCGTCGGTTCGTCGTGGGGACATGATGGGATACCGGCCCCGAGGAGGACGCATGAAATACGTGCTGCTGATCTGCGGCGACGAGTCGGCGGCGGAGCACGCCGACGACGGGTGCGGCGGGTGGTCGGAGAAGATGGCCGAGCGCGGCGTGCTCCGGGGAGGCGCCGGGCTGCGCCCGCCGAGCGACGCCACCACGCTGCGGGTGCGCGAGGGCGAGGTGCTGCTGTCGGACGGGCCGTTCGCCGAGACCAAGGAGCAGCTCGGCGGATTCTGCCTGATCGAGTGCGCCGACCTGGACGAGGCCATCGAGATCGCCGCCGCCCATCCCGCCGCGGCGTACGGCACGATCGAGATCCGGCCGCTCCTCGACCTGTGACGCCGCCGATCGAGGCCGCCGTCGACCGGGCCTTCCGGGAGGAGTGGGGGCAGGTCGTGGCCACCCTCATCCGCTGGACCGGCGACTGGGACCTGGCCGAGGAGTGCGCGCAGGACGCCTTCGCGCTGGCCCTGCGCACCTGGCGGCGCGACGGCGTGCCGCGCAGGCCCGGGGCGTGGCTGACCACCGCCGCGCGCAACCGGGCGGTTGACCTGCTACGCCGCGAGGCCACCGGCGCGGCCAAGCTACGGGAGGTCGCGGGCGTGCTCAGGACGGGTGACGACGCCTTCGGCGACGACGAGCCGGACGTGCCGGACGACCGGTTGCGGCTGATCTTCACCTGCTGCCATCCGGCGCTCGCGCTGGAGGCCAGGGTGGCGCTGACCCTGCGCACCCTGGCCGGGCTCGGCACGGCCGAGATCGCGCGTGCGTTCCTGGTGGGGGAGCAGGCGATGGCCAAGCGGCTGGCCCGGGCCAAGCAGAAGATCAGGCATGCGGGCATCCCCTACCGGGTGCCGCCCGCCCACCTGCTGCCCGAGCGCCTCCCGGCGGTGCTCGCCGTGCTCTATCTGCTGTTCAACGAGGGCTACTCGGCGACGGCCGGCGCCGACCTCGTACGGCACGACCTCGCGGACGAGGCGATCCGGCTGGCCCGGGTGCTGGTGCGGCTGATGCCGGACGAGCCGGAGGCGGCGGGCCTGCTCGCGCTGATGCTGCTGCACCACGCGCGCCGCGCCGCCCGCCTCGACGAGGCCGGCGACCTGGTGGTGCTGGAGGACCAGGACCGCGGCCGGTGGGACACCGCCCAGATCGCCGAGGGCGTGTCCCTGCTGGACGGCACGCTGCGACGGGGGCGGCCCGGCCCCTACCAGGTGCAGGCCGCCATCGCCGCCTGCCACGCCACGGCGGCCCGCCCGGAGGACACCGACTGGGCGCAGATCGCCGTCCTGTACGAGCGGCTCGCCCGGTTGGTCCCCTCGCCCGTTGTGGAGCTGAACCGCGCCGTCGCGGTCGGCATGGCGTACGGCCCGGCCGCGGGCCTGGCGCTGGTCGACGCCCTGCGGGAAACGGGCGCCCTGGCCGGCTATCACCTGCTGCCCGCCGCCCGCGCCGACCTGCTGCGCCGCCTGGGCCGTACGGCCGAGGCCGCCGACGCCTACCGGGAGGCGGCCGGTCTGGCCACCACCGAGGCCGAGCGCCGCTACCTCGCCCGCCGCCTCGCCGCCCTCGGCTGAGCGCGCCGGTTGAAGCCGCCGGCTGACGGCGTCGGCTGGACGGCCCGGGCGTCAGGCCCGGGCGTTAGGCCCGTGCGCCAGGCCCGTGCGCCAGGCCCAGGTGCCGGACCCGGGTGTCAGGCTCAGGTCTCAGGCTCAGGTGTCAGGCTCGGTAGCAGTCCGCCAGGGCCGCGAACGCGGCCTTCGGTTCCCAGGGCATGCCGGGGTAGGCCGTGCCCTGGCGGTCCTCCAGCACCTTCACCACGCCGCAACTGGCCATGTCGAAGTCCGTACGGGGATCGTCCCGGTGGGGCAGGTCATACCGGGCGAAGGTGTACCAGAAGGCGGCGTACACTCCCTCGTCGTCGAGGATTCCCAGCACCTCGCGGAGATAGGCCGCCTGCTCGTGCTCGTCGCGGACATGGTCGCCGGTCAGACCGGCCGGCGCCCCGTCCTTGCCCCACTCGACGATCGAGTCGCCGCGCTCGCCCAGGTCGGCCGCGCCACGGTGGGTGACACAGCCGAACTCGGTGATCGCCACCGGCTTGCCCTGCGCCTTTCCCTGTGCGACCAGGGCGCGGATGTTGTCCCGATAGTGGGCCGCGGTGGCGGCCGACCGATAGCCGGCGTCGGTGGCGATGACGTCGAAGGGCGTCCAGTCCACCTGTTCGAGAGGAATCGAGCAGTAGCCGATCCGGCCGCCGAACCGCTCGCGGGCGACCGCGACCGCCTCACGGAGGAAGGCGTTGACGCGGCCGGGCAGCAGGGGGAGCGCCTCGCGCAGGGTCTCCGGCCGGGCCAGCAGGGGCATCCGGTCCGCGAACGTGGCGCCGGGCAGGAACCCGTCGGTGAACAGGCTCACCTCCGAGCCGGTGGCCAGCACGACCTCGGCGCCCTCGCGGCGCAGCCGCTCGGCGTGCTCGGCGCAGTCGGCGATCACGGCGAGCAGCTCGGCGGTGGTGATGTCGCAGGCGAACGGGCACAGCCAGACGTCCAGGCCGGCGGCGGCGGCGCGGGTGGCCGCCGCCTTGAGCCGTCCGGGGTCGCCGCCCGTGATCCGTACGGCGGTGCAGTGCAGATCCTCACGGATGACGCGCATCTCCCGTTCGACCACGTCGAGGTCGAACGGCTCCCGGGTGCTGCGCCCGGCGGCGCGGGCGGCCGCGTCCGCGAAGCCGGTGTCGAAGTTGATGCCCTTGCCGTTCATCTTCCGTTGTTCCTTTCCGGACGTTCAGAGACCGCGCGGGCCCTGGGCGGCGCGGAGGGTTCGGGCGGCGCGGAGGGTTCGGGCGGCGCGGGCGGCGTGGCGGAGAAGACGCAGGACAGGGTGCGGCGCAGGACGGCGGCGAAGGGCTCGGTGTTCCCCGGTTCGAGCCAGTGCCGTCCGGCCACGCGTACGGCGCCGGTGACCGCGGCGGCCATGACGGCGGGATACACGTCGCGCGCGAGATCGGTGCCGGTGCGCGCCGCGATCGCCTCGGCGAGCGGCCCCTCCGCCATGCTGAAAGCCTTGAGCGCCTCACCTTCCAGCTCGGGCGTCATCATGATCATCCGAAGGCCCGCCTTGTCGGGCTCGGGGTCGGTGTAGAGATCGATCACGGCCGCGGTGACCGCCTGGTCCAGCGGCTCCTCGGCGGGCCGCGCGCGCAGCGCCTGCCCGGCACGCCTTGACTGGTCGGCCTGGAAGGCGCAGATCGCCTCCTCCCTGCTGGAGAAGTAGTTGTTGTAGGTGCGGGGCGACACGCCCGCCGCCGTGGCGATGTCGTGAACCCGCACGAGAGCGAGCCCGTGGGGACCCCGCTCGATGGCCAGGCGCAGCGCGGCCCGGCCGATCGCCTCCCGGGTGGCCTGCTTGTTGCGGGCCCGAAGGTCCATGCCGTCGTCGTTCACGCGGCGACCTTACGAGGGATTGCGTGACACGCACAAGATGCGTGCCACGCAATCAATGCGCGTACGGCAGGCAGGTGTCCATCCGGTGCGCGCCCGTTCGTCGGGTGGGCGTACGGACGGACACGACCGGAAGGCGACGAACGAATGGACACCGAGATCCGGCGGCAGATCGCGGCCGAACGCCGCGAACTGGCCGACCTGCTGAGCGAGCTGCCGCAGCAGTCCTGGGACGCGCCCTCGCTGTGCGCGGGGTGGCGGGTGCGTGAGGTGGTGGCCCACATGACGATGCCCTACCGGCACTCCGGGCTGAGCGTGGTGGCCGGTCTCGTCAGGGCCCGCGGCAACTTCGACCGGCTGGCCGACCGCCTCGCCCGCCAGGATGCGGCGGCTCTCGGCCCGCGCGAGCTGACCGCCTGCCTGCGGGACAACGCCGAGCACCCCTGGCGGCCTCCGGGCGGCGGCTACGCGGGCGCGCTGTCGCACGACGTCATCCACGGCATGGACGTCACCGTGGCGCTCGGGATCGACCGGCGGGTGCCGGGCGACCGCCTGCGCGTCCTGCTCGACAACGCGCTGTCCCCGCGGAGCCGCAGATATTTCGGCGTCGACCTGGACGGCGTGGAGCTGCGCGCCGACGACGTCGACTGGTCGCTCGGAACGGGCACCCCGTTGTCCGGCGCGGCCCAGGACCTGGTGCTGGTCCTGTGCGGGCGCCGACTGCCCGAGGGACGGCTGCGCGGCGAGCCCGCCGCCCGCTTCACCCACTTCGTCCACTGAACGCGCCACTCCGGCCGTTGATCGCATCGGATGGAGCGGTCTGTGCACTTTCGAGCGGCAAGAGCGCTAACGTGCTCGGGATCACAGACCTCTCCGGCCGGGGCGAAGAGGCTCCCGGAGGGGACTTCTCCGCCTTGAGATCGCTGGAGGCCGCTCGATGTCGTCCCACCCCGCTTCCGTCTCCGGAGCCGTCGCCCCCGACCCGCTGATCAGGAAGCACCGCACCGCGGGTGCCACTCTCACCGTGAGCGCGAACGGCGCGCCCCTCGCCGGCCAGGAGGTGGTCGTCGCGCAGCGCCGGCACAAGTTCCTGTTCGGCTGCATCGGGTTCGACTTCATTCCCCTGGCCAACGGCGAGACCACCACGGACACCGGCGGGCGGCCGTCGCTCGGCGAGGCTCCGGCGGCCGGATCCCAGCAGGTCGCCGACCTGTGGTTCGACCTGTTCAACTTCGCCACGCTGCCCTTCTACTGGGGACAGTTCGAGCCGGTCCGGGGCCGGCCGAACACCGAGCGGCTGCTCACCACTGCGCGGTGGTTCGCCGACCGCGGCGTCGTCGTCAAGGGCCACCCGCTCGCCTGGCACACCGAGACCGCCGGCTGGCTGATGGACCTGTCGAACGCCGAGATCGCCAAGGCCCAGGTGGAGCGGATCCGGCGCGAAATGACCGACTTCGCCGGCGTCATCGACATGTGGGACGTCATCAACGAGGTCGTCATCATGCCGATCTTCGACAAGTACGACAACGGCATCACCCGGATCTGCCGGGAGATCGGCCGGATCCCGATGGTCCGCATGGTCTTCGACGCGGCCCGCGAGGCCAATCCCCACGCCACGCTGCTGCTCAACGACTTCGACATGTCCGCGGCGTACGAGTGCCTGATCGAGGGCGTACTCGAGGCGGGCATCAAGATCGACGTACTCGGCCTGCAGAGCCACATGCACCAGGGCTACTGGGGCGAGGAGAAGACGCTCGCGACGATCGACCGCTTCGCGCGGTATGGCCTGCCCATCCACTTCACCGAGACGACGATCGTCTCCGGCCACATCATGCCGGAGGAGATCGTGGACCTGAACGACTACCAGATCCCCGAGTGGCCGACCACGCCCGAGGGCGAGGCCCGCCAGGCCGACGAGGTCGTGCGTCACTACAAGACCCTGCTGTCCCACCCGGCCGTGGAGGCCATGACCTACTGGGGCCTGTCGGACGGCGGCTGGCTCGGCGCGCCGGGCGGCTTCGTCCGCGCCGACGGCACCCCCAAGCCGTCGTACGACGCGCTGCGCTCGCTCATCAAGGGCGAGTGGTGGCTGTCTCCGACGACGATGGTCACCGACGCGGACGGCCGGGTCCGGTTCGACGGCTTCCTCGGCGAGTACGAGATCACGGCCGGCGGCCGGACGGTCACGTTCACGCTGGACGAGCCCGGAGACGCCAACGTCTCCGTGTCCCTCTGAGCCGTGTCCCTCTGAGCCGTGTCCCTCTGAGCCCTGCCCCGGAAGGCCCGCTCTCGGGGCGGGCGGGTGACCTGCCCGGAAGCGGTCCATCGGCGTCAGGGACGGCGGGCGTTGTGGAAGCCGCCCGGTCTCCGGGGTCAGGGACGGCGGGCGGCCGTTCCCGGCGCGAGGCGGCCGGCGAGGAATTCGAGCGCCGCGACGACCTCGGCGACCTGCGCCGGGTCGTCGGTGCCCAGCGCCGCGGCGAGGGGCCCCTCGATCCCGGCCGCCCGCACCGCCTCCACGCGCGCCGGCTGCCCGGGCGCCCGCTTGATCAGGACCCGGCGGCGGTCGGCCGGATCGGGGGCCGTCACGACCGCCCCGGCCTCCTTCAGCCGGGTGACGGCTCCCGACACCGCGCT
This region includes:
- a CDS encoding cation diffusion facilitator family transporter, with product MESSARGMRALWVSLAGLGATTVVQAAVVALSGSVALLGDTLHNAADALTAVPLGIAFLLGRRPPTRRYTYGYGRAEDLAGVVIVVTIAASSIAAAYAAIGRLLEPREVSHLGAVAAAALVGFAGNELVARHRIRVGREIGSAALVADGLHARTDGFTSLAVLAGAGGAALGWTWADPAVGLLITVAILMVLRQAAREVYRRLMDAVDPALVDLAEATLRGTPGVLGLGQVRLRWIGHRLRAECEVVVDPAATVVEAHRVAAEAEHNLIHAVPRLTAAIVHADPLPHDGVDHHAVLDGHRHDRPHVGGDGHRRDRPPAGLGGHRHDQPSAGLDGHRHDHSPAGVVRHPAG
- a CDS encoding sporulation protein, with the protein product MFRKLMAALGAGVEVDTVLRDPHVRPGETLYGEVRFRGGSSDHKVDGITVDFTAVVEVERGDQEHHATYSFLRAPVSGPFELRAGEARALPFAIPVPWETPVSAVGGRPLPGMRLGVATELALAGALDKGDLDPLYVNPLPAQDHLLGALVRMGFHFKRADLERGTLRGSTMPFYQEIEYHAGAEWRRHFSELELTFIAGPHSMDVVLEADKRGGFLTSSHDVYNRFRVGYGDHPGRVEQALRDGLTAMARRRGWF
- a CDS encoding YciI family protein → MKYVLLICGDESAAEHADDGCGGWSEKMAERGVLRGGAGLRPPSDATTLRVREGEVLLSDGPFAETKEQLGGFCLIECADLDEAIEIAAAHPAAAYGTIEIRPLLDL
- a CDS encoding RNA polymerase sigma factor, with product MTPPIEAAVDRAFREEWGQVVATLIRWTGDWDLAEECAQDAFALALRTWRRDGVPRRPGAWLTTAARNRAVDLLRREATGAAKLREVAGVLRTGDDAFGDDEPDVPDDRLRLIFTCCHPALALEARVALTLRTLAGLGTAEIARAFLVGEQAMAKRLARAKQKIRHAGIPYRVPPAHLLPERLPAVLAVLYLLFNEGYSATAGADLVRHDLADEAIRLARVLVRLMPDEPEAAGLLALMLLHHARRAARLDEAGDLVVLEDQDRGRWDTAQIAEGVSLLDGTLRRGRPGPYQVQAAIAACHATAARPEDTDWAQIAVLYERLARLVPSPVVELNRAVAVGMAYGPAAGLALVDALRETGALAGYHLLPAARADLLRRLGRTAEAADAYREAAGLATTEAERRYLARRLAALG
- a CDS encoding TetR/AcrR family transcriptional regulator yields the protein MNDDGMDLRARNKQATREAIGRAALRLAIERGPHGLALVRVHDIATAAGVSPRTYNNYFSSREEAICAFQADQSRRAGQALRARPAEEPLDQAVTAAVIDLYTDPEPDKAGLRMIMMTPELEGEALKAFSMAEGPLAEAIAARTGTDLARDVYPAVMAAAVTGAVRVAGRHWLEPGNTEPFAAVLRRTLSCVFSATPPAPPEPSAPPEPSAPPRARAVSERPERNNGR
- a CDS encoding maleylpyruvate isomerase family mycothiol-dependent enzyme; protein product: MDTEIRRQIAAERRELADLLSELPQQSWDAPSLCAGWRVREVVAHMTMPYRHSGLSVVAGLVRARGNFDRLADRLARQDAAALGPRELTACLRDNAEHPWRPPGGGYAGALSHDVIHGMDVTVALGIDRRVPGDRLRVLLDNALSPRSRRYFGVDLDGVELRADDVDWSLGTGTPLSGAAQDLVLVLCGRRLPEGRLRGEPAARFTHFVH
- a CDS encoding endo-1,4-beta-xylanase, with product MSSHPASVSGAVAPDPLIRKHRTAGATLTVSANGAPLAGQEVVVAQRRHKFLFGCIGFDFIPLANGETTTDTGGRPSLGEAPAAGSQQVADLWFDLFNFATLPFYWGQFEPVRGRPNTERLLTTARWFADRGVVVKGHPLAWHTETAGWLMDLSNAEIAKAQVERIRREMTDFAGVIDMWDVINEVVIMPIFDKYDNGITRICREIGRIPMVRMVFDAAREANPHATLLLNDFDMSAAYECLIEGVLEAGIKIDVLGLQSHMHQGYWGEEKTLATIDRFARYGLPIHFTETTIVSGHIMPEEIVDLNDYQIPEWPTTPEGEARQADEVVRHYKTLLSHPAVEAMTYWGLSDGGWLGAPGGFVRADGTPKPSYDALRSLIKGEWWLSPTTMVTDADGRVRFDGFLGEYEITAGGRTVTFTLDEPGDANVSVSL
- a CDS encoding helix-turn-helix domain-containing protein; the protein is MNGVDLFLLGRTLMKIGEEAMPVGDVTPSKAAQAASVRTVLVVVADLCAHPETSVGEIAARTGLPQSAVSGAVTRLKEAGAVVTAPDPADRRRVLIKRAPGQPARVEAVRAAGIEGPLAAALGTDDPAQVAEVVAALEFLAGRLAPGTAARRP